A window of Polaribacter litorisediminis contains these coding sequences:
- a CDS encoding FKBP-type peptidyl-prolyl cis-trans isomerase: MKKILLLFVLALSFSCSDEEMDYTDQNEMDILAYLADNNLNAQKTSSGLYYIIKSSGVGNLPSANSNVTLGYKGYFLNGEIFDKSTNATFNVRGVVSGFGEAARMLKPGGSGTFILPSKLGYGNRGSGNISGGEVIIFDINLISIN, translated from the coding sequence ATGAAAAAAATACTTTTACTATTCGTTTTAGCCCTTAGCTTTTCTTGTTCCGATGAAGAAATGGATTATACCGACCAAAACGAAATGGATATTTTAGCGTATTTAGCAGATAACAATTTAAACGCTCAAAAAACAAGTTCAGGATTATACTATATCATAAAATCCTCTGGAGTAGGAAATCTCCCTAGCGCCAACTCTAATGTTACGCTAGGCTACAAAGGATACTTTTTAAATGGAGAAATATTTGATAAATCTACCAATGCAACTTTTAATGTTCGCGGTGTAGTTTCTGGCTTTGGTGAAGCAGCTCGAATGCTTAAACCTGGCGGTTCTGGCACTTTTATTTTACCCTCTAAATTAGGATATGGAAACAGAGGTTCTGGAAACATTTCAGGGGGCGAAGTAATTATTTTTGATATTAATTTAATCAGTATCAATTAA
- a CDS encoding sulfite oxidase — MKRRSFIKKAVLSSFATIIGTELVFGAKLPVGYIPLGAQEPDPFKMFSKHKDMVILNNKPWNIEAQAHLLDDKITPNASMFIRNNGKTPEEINVKTWTLTIDGESVQSKKTYTLADLKSKFKKHTYQLTIECGGNGRSEFTPAAKGNQWTIGAVHCASWTGVRLRDVLEDAGIKSDAVYIGYHGTDTHLSGDPTKEPISRGCPMSKALQDETLLAFEMNGKDIPIIHGYPLRLVAGGWPASVSGKWVNRISVRDQVHDGTKMTGTAYRVPCNAVAPGEKVKDEDMCIIESMPVKSLITYPKTGATLKEGKTLNIRGHAWAGELEVAKMEYSINFGSTWTSCSIQKPTNRLAWQHFSAAINFPKKGYYEVWARATDTNNFSQPMVLPGWNPKGYLNNACHRIAVKVV; from the coding sequence TTGAAAAGAAGATCTTTTATAAAGAAAGCCGTATTGAGCTCTTTTGCTACAATCATAGGAACAGAACTTGTTTTTGGCGCTAAATTACCTGTTGGTTATATACCACTTGGGGCGCAAGAACCAGATCCTTTTAAAATGTTCAGCAAGCATAAGGATATGGTAATCTTAAACAACAAACCTTGGAATATTGAGGCGCAAGCTCATTTACTAGATGACAAAATTACACCTAACGCTTCTATGTTCATTAGAAACAATGGAAAAACTCCAGAAGAAATTAATGTAAAGACTTGGACACTTACGATTGATGGAGAATCTGTGCAAAGCAAAAAAACATATACACTAGCTGATTTAAAATCAAAATTTAAAAAGCACACCTATCAATTAACGATAGAATGTGGAGGCAATGGTAGAAGTGAATTTACCCCAGCAGCCAAAGGAAATCAATGGACTATTGGTGCTGTACATTGTGCTTCTTGGACAGGTGTTCGTTTACGAGATGTGTTAGAAGATGCTGGCATTAAAAGTGATGCCGTATATATTGGTTACCATGGTACAGATACACATTTAAGTGGTGACCCAACAAAAGAACCTATCTCTAGAGGATGCCCGATGTCTAAAGCTCTGCAAGATGAAACGCTTTTAGCTTTTGAAATGAACGGTAAAGATATTCCTATCATTCATGGATATCCACTTCGTTTAGTTGCAGGTGGTTGGCCAGCCTCTGTTTCTGGTAAATGGGTAAACAGAATTAGCGTTCGAGACCAAGTACATGATGGCACCAAAATGACAGGTACCGCATATAGAGTGCCTTGTAATGCGGTTGCTCCTGGCGAGAAAGTGAAAGATGAAGATATGTGTATTATTGAATCGATGCCCGTTAAATCGTTAATTACCTATCCAAAAACAGGTGCCACTCTAAAAGAAGGGAAAACGTTAAATATTAGAGGGCATGCATGGGCAGGTGAGCTAGAAGTTGCAAAAATGGAATATTCAATAAATTTTGGATCCACATGGACTTCGTGTTCCATTCAAAAACCAACAAATCGTTTAGCATGGCAACATTTTTCCGCTGCTATAAATTTCCCCAAAAAAGGATATTATGAAGTTTGGGCAAGGGCCACCGATACTAATAATTTTTCGCAACCTATGGTATTACCTGGATGGAATCCAAAAGGATATTTAAACAATGCTTGCCATAGAATTGCCGTTAAAGTTGTGTAA
- a CDS encoding monoheme cytochrome C — protein sequence MEDKEFQKKIKKAERTAYIALFFSFVASVLLLIVVYNPTLSIFEHKSTAPLYTDIVEDEDKIENGIHIRTGLIEADGLMTVVNNCTNCHSAKLVTQNRMSAESWNNTIKWMQETQNLWDLGANQEIIVNYLVTNYPPIAKGRRMTLTNIDWYELKN from the coding sequence ATGGAAGATAAAGAATTTCAAAAAAAAATTAAAAAGGCAGAAAGAACAGCATATATCGCTCTATTTTTTTCCTTTGTAGCTTCTGTTTTACTACTTATCGTAGTGTACAATCCTACATTATCAATTTTTGAACATAAAAGCACAGCTCCTTTGTATACTGATATTGTTGAAGATGAAGATAAAATTGAAAACGGTATCCATATAAGAACAGGTTTAATAGAAGCAGATGGTTTAATGACCGTTGTAAACAATTGTACCAATTGCCATTCTGCCAAATTAGTCACTCAAAACAGAATGTCTGCTGAGAGCTGGAACAACACGATTAAATGGATGCAAGAAACACAAAACCTATGGGATTTAGGAGCAAATCAAGAAATTATAGTTAATTATTTAGTAACTAATTATCCTCCAATAGCAAAAGGAAGACGGATGACCTTAACAAATATCGATTGGTATGAACTTAAAAATTAG
- a CDS encoding sulfurtransferase — protein sequence MAELNSIKPNYLIEAPALKLRQTDSSLKIIDFRKKEFYNQEHIEGALQMWRTDIEDTTYSYSGMMASPKQIESLFGNLGINSTDTIIIYDDNGLCEASRLWWILQNYNFKNVKMLHGGIESWKKIDGKVTKKTPEIKKSIFKLFGEPKMQYYISKEEMLKALDKNVVLLDTRTFDEFSGNQQKKGAAKSGRIPNSIHVDWAEAIHYNGDYRLKPIKILENFYHKKLNISKNDSIILYCHSGVRSAHTTFVLTQLLGYKNVKNYDGSWTEWSHFNNLPFVNNSLTKLK from the coding sequence ATGGCAGAACTTAATTCTATAAAGCCTAATTATTTAATTGAAGCTCCAGCATTAAAATTAAGACAGACTGATAGCTCCCTTAAAATAATAGATTTTAGAAAAAAGGAATTTTATAACCAAGAGCACATCGAGGGTGCTTTGCAGATGTGGAGAACAGATATTGAAGACACAACATACTCTTATTCAGGTATGATGGCTAGTCCTAAACAAATTGAAAGTTTGTTTGGAAATTTAGGAATAAACAGTACTGATACCATTATCATTTATGATGATAATGGGCTATGTGAAGCTTCTAGATTATGGTGGATTTTACAAAACTATAATTTTAAGAATGTAAAAATGCTTCATGGAGGCATTGAATCATGGAAAAAAATTGATGGAAAAGTAACTAAAAAAACACCTGAAATTAAAAAAAGTATTTTTAAACTTTTTGGCGAACCTAAAATGCAGTACTATATTTCAAAAGAAGAGATGTTAAAAGCTTTAGATAAGAATGTTGTTCTGTTAGATACCAGAACTTTTGATGAATTTTCTGGTAATCAGCAAAAAAAAGGGGCTGCAAAATCAGGCAGAATTCCTAATAGTATTCATGTTGATTGGGCAGAAGCCATTCATTATAATGGAGATTATCGCTTAAAACCGATAAAAATTTTAGAGAATTTTTATCATAAGAAATTAAATATAAGTAAAAATGATTCAATAATTTTGTATTGTCATAGTGGAGTTCGTTCAGCACACACCACTTTTGTACTAACTCAATTATTAGGATATAAAAATGTAAAAAATTATGATGGCTCTTGGACAGAATGGAGCCATTTTAACAATCTCCCTTTTGTAAATAATAGTTTAACAAAATTAAAATAA
- a CDS encoding sterol desaturase family protein: MKKYLDAFIDAFMGTVDWTWKSIIFEVPWYTNYFWGLIVISLVVWGLEIAFPWRKQQAIFRKDFWLDAFYMFFNFFIFSIVISGFYKVLELFFGEFNITAKSLSLMDISHWPNWLQLLVFFVILDFVQWFTHVLLHKYPFLWKFHKVHHSVKEMGFAAHLRYHWMENIFYKPLKTFGVMILGGFEPSQAYIVHFITIAIGHLNHANIKLTYGIFKYILNNPVMHLYHHAYVLPKGRYGMNYGISLSLWDYIFKTNYVPEDSGTIEIGFKGDDKFPTNFIDQNLYGFKKGQE, translated from the coding sequence ATGAAAAAATATTTAGACGCATTTATAGATGCATTTATGGGAACAGTAGATTGGACATGGAAGTCCATCATTTTTGAAGTGCCTTGGTACACCAATTATTTTTGGGGGCTTATTGTTATTTCCCTTGTAGTTTGGGGTTTAGAAATTGCTTTTCCTTGGCGAAAACAACAAGCAATTTTTAGAAAAGATTTTTGGTTAGATGCATTTTATATGTTTTTTAATTTCTTTATTTTCTCTATTGTAATTAGTGGTTTTTATAAAGTTTTAGAATTATTCTTTGGAGAGTTTAACATCACTGCCAAAAGTTTGTCGCTTATGGACATTTCACATTGGCCTAATTGGCTACAACTGCTGGTTTTCTTTGTAATTCTTGATTTTGTGCAATGGTTTACGCATGTGCTTTTGCATAAATATCCTTTTTTATGGAAATTCCATAAAGTACATCATAGTGTTAAGGAAATGGGATTTGCTGCTCACCTAAGATATCATTGGATGGAAAATATTTTCTACAAACCACTTAAAACTTTTGGTGTAATGATTCTTGGTGGTTTTGAACCAAGTCAAGCCTATATTGTACACTTTATTACGATTGCTATTGGTCATTTAAATCATGCCAATATTAAACTTACATACGGTATTTTCAAATACATATTAAATAACCCTGTAATGCACTTATATCATCATGCGTATGTTTTACCAAAAGGAAGATATGGTATGAATTATGGAATTAGCTTAAGTCTTTGGGATTATATTTTTAAAACAAATTATGTACCAGAAGATAGCGGAACTATAGAAATAGGTTTTAAAGGTGATGACAAGTTTCCTACAAACTTTATTGATCAAAATTTGTACGGATTTAAAAAAGGACAGGAATAA
- a CDS encoding PAS domain-containing protein: MKNKLSNMMCLDLFLSSQNEEHYKAIEHHVTASEAITYPLKSFCLYADYFSTKMHNLNRLNDIITVKKFASKFNWNQNLDTIFKNEDFEAIVLTNKKQEIIWVNDGFKEMTGFHKKFALNKRPSFLQGEKTCKKTRDRIKKTIQLNEPFTGTVINYRKDKTPYKCEIKIFPLFSENTTHYIALEKAV; the protein is encoded by the coding sequence ATGAAAAATAAACTCTCAAATATGATGTGTTTAGATTTATTTTTATCTTCACAAAATGAAGAGCATTATAAGGCTATAGAACACCATGTAACTGCCTCAGAAGCTATAACATATCCGTTAAAAAGTTTCTGTTTATATGCTGATTATTTTTCTACCAAAATGCACAACCTCAATAGGTTGAATGACATTATTACTGTAAAAAAATTTGCATCCAAATTTAATTGGAATCAAAATTTAGATACTATTTTTAAAAATGAAGACTTTGAAGCCATTGTTTTAACCAATAAAAAACAAGAAATTATTTGGGTAAATGATGGTTTCAAAGAAATGACAGGATTTCATAAAAAATTCGCATTAAATAAAAGACCTTCGTTTTTACAAGGTGAAAAAACTTGTAAAAAAACAAGAGATCGCATTAAAAAAACAATTCAATTAAACGAACCATTTACAGGTACTGTCATCAATTATAGAAAAGATAAAACTCCCTACAAATGTGAGATCAAAATTTTTCCATTATTTAGTGAAAACACCACACATTATATCGCTTTAGAAAAAGCTGTATAA
- a CDS encoding dienelactone hydrolase family protein: MKTIKKEDISQEVFDLYDDYAHNKMDRKEFLQKLSLYAVGAITLPALLSFISPNYLDSIVVQPNDPRLKSEMIHYESPKGGEKISGLFSILKDTKEKLPGIIVVHENRGLNPYIKDVGRRAALEGFVTLAPDALSPLGGYPGNDDEGRAMQRKRDRNEMLEDFIAAYHYLKSHENCNGKVGVVGFCFGGWISNMMAVKLPDLGAAVPYYGRQPSDEDAAKIKAPLLLQYAGLDKRVNEGWPAYETILKANNIEHQAHFYPDVNHGFHNNTTPRYDEEAANLSWNRTIAFFDKHLKS, translated from the coding sequence ATGAAAACAATTAAAAAAGAGGATATTAGTCAAGAAGTATTTGATTTATATGATGACTATGCGCATAATAAAATGGACCGTAAAGAATTTTTACAAAAGCTTTCTTTATATGCTGTTGGTGCAATTACGTTACCCGCTTTATTGAGTTTTATATCTCCCAATTATTTGGATAGCATTGTAGTTCAGCCAAATGACCCACGATTAAAATCTGAAATGATTCATTATGAATCTCCCAAGGGAGGAGAAAAAATATCAGGTTTATTTTCAATCTTAAAAGATACCAAAGAAAAATTACCAGGAATTATTGTAGTTCATGAAAATCGAGGCCTGAATCCGTATATAAAAGATGTGGGAAGAAGAGCTGCTTTAGAGGGTTTCGTAACTTTAGCTCCAGACGCACTTTCACCCTTAGGCGGTTATCCTGGCAATGATGATGAGGGCAGAGCAATGCAAAGAAAAAGAGATAGAAATGAAATGTTAGAAGATTTTATTGCAGCGTATCATTATTTAAAATCACACGAAAATTGTAACGGAAAAGTTGGCGTTGTTGGTTTTTGCTTCGGTGGCTGGATTTCTAATATGATGGCGGTAAAATTACCAGATTTAGGAGCAGCTGTTCCTTATTATGGCAGGCAACCTTCAGACGAAGATGCTGCTAAAATTAAAGCTCCCTTATTGTTACAATATGCTGGTTTAGACAAAAGAGTCAATGAAGGTTGGCCCGCTTATGAAACTATTTTAAAAGCGAATAATATAGAGCATCAAGCGCATTTTTATCCTGATGTAAATCATGGTTTTCATAATAATACCACACCTCGGTATGATGAAGAAGCTGCCAATTTATCTTGGAATAGAACGATTGCTTTTTTTGATAAACATTTAAAATCCTAG
- a CDS encoding M14 family zinc carboxypeptidase — MICQTIMAQDYYFKDQAPFNADIPTPEEFLGYEIGEHHTRHDLIVAYLTKLAEISDRASIEIYGKTHEKRKLVMFTVTSPKNLKNLETIKSQHLQFVNPAESPENYDEVPVIIQLGYNVHGNEPSSSEAALLTAYTLVASNSAEVLNYLEKSVIFIDPTINPDGRDRHTQWANQYQAKTLVSDNIDAEHTEAWPRGRTNHYWFDLNRDWLLAVHPESQGKLKWMHSWYPNVVTDFHEMGTNSHHFFEPMKPIGSFDPIMPKENYEDLNTLFAPYFTNALDKIGSLYYTKESFDGTYPGYGSSYPDLQGGLALLFEQASSRGHVQDTDYGKITFPFTIRNQYTSTFATIKASVENKEYLRKYQQEFFKSSLTKKAASGFSGYEFEEKYDQNRKKAFIAQLLTHKIKVYKKGDIYTVPLKQPQHRMVQTMFETYDKYRDSVFYDASAWSVANFYNIKYKGVKSVQLGTEVTTSQGIVQNKKIKKSEYAYLVNWDDYNAPAALYYMQSKGLKIASAFKPFSIATVDEKIDFNYGSLLIPVSKQKKTSEEVYKIIVDAQEKFEIPVFATNSGYSIKGIDLGSNNFRVLETPKVAMLIGEGVNSYEAGEVWHLLDTRVHMPITKIRMTNYGSANLDTYNTLVMVSGNYRQLDSIQRQKLKTWTAKGNTLITIAGASKWVIDQKIVQESLTKKPTSKEEKAKKVTNRLPYVEASEHLGRERVGGAIFEVDLDVTHPLGFGYRSSKLPIYKNNRVFLAPSKNAYATVAKYTQNPHIDGFISKNNLENFIKPSASLLVSGIGKGRVVLFADNPNFRGAWYGTNKLFLNGLFLGSEINVPK; from the coding sequence ATGATATGTCAAACGATTATGGCGCAAGATTATTATTTTAAAGACCAAGCACCCTTTAATGCTGATATTCCAACGCCTGAAGAATTTTTGGGATATGAAATTGGAGAGCATCACACAAGACACGATTTAATCGTTGCATATTTAACCAAATTGGCAGAAATTTCTGATAGAGCAAGCATCGAAATATACGGGAAAACCCATGAAAAACGTAAATTGGTAATGTTCACAGTAACATCACCCAAAAATTTAAAGAATTTAGAAACGATAAAATCACAACATTTACAATTTGTAAACCCAGCAGAAAGCCCTGAAAATTATGACGAAGTTCCTGTAATCATTCAGTTAGGGTATAATGTTCATGGAAATGAACCTTCTAGTTCTGAAGCCGCTTTATTAACTGCGTACACTTTGGTGGCGTCTAATAGTGCAGAAGTTCTAAATTATTTAGAAAAATCGGTCATTTTTATTGATCCAACCATTAATCCTGATGGAAGAGACAGACATACACAATGGGCAAATCAATACCAAGCAAAAACATTGGTTTCAGATAATATAGATGCTGAACATACGGAAGCTTGGCCGCGAGGAAGAACCAATCATTATTGGTTTGATTTAAATAGAGATTGGTTATTGGCAGTGCATCCAGAAAGTCAAGGGAAATTAAAATGGATGCATTCTTGGTACCCGAATGTTGTTACAGATTTTCATGAAATGGGCACCAATAGTCATCACTTTTTTGAACCGATGAAACCCATAGGTTCTTTTGATCCGATTATGCCAAAAGAAAATTATGAGGATTTAAATACTTTATTTGCGCCTTATTTTACCAACGCATTAGATAAAATTGGTTCATTATACTATACAAAAGAATCCTTTGATGGTACCTATCCAGGGTATGGATCTTCCTATCCTGATTTACAAGGAGGTTTAGCTTTGTTATTTGAACAAGCAAGTTCTCGAGGACACGTGCAAGATACTGATTATGGGAAAATTACGTTTCCTTTTACCATTAGAAATCAATATACTTCTACGTTTGCAACCATAAAAGCTTCTGTGGAGAACAAAGAATATTTAAGAAAATATCAGCAAGAATTTTTTAAATCGTCCTTGACAAAAAAGGCGGCATCAGGTTTTTCGGGATATGAGTTTGAAGAAAAATATGATCAGAATAGAAAGAAAGCTTTTATAGCACAATTATTAACACATAAAATTAAAGTATATAAAAAAGGAGATATTTATACGGTTCCTTTAAAACAACCGCAACACAGAATGGTACAAACCATGTTTGAAACCTATGACAAGTATAGGGATAGTGTCTTTTATGATGCATCAGCTTGGAGTGTTGCTAATTTTTACAACATAAAATACAAAGGGGTAAAGTCTGTTCAATTAGGAACGGAGGTTACTACATCACAAGGAATTGTTCAAAATAAGAAAATTAAGAAATCGGAATATGCATACCTCGTTAATTGGGACGATTATAATGCACCTGCCGCCTTATATTATATGCAATCTAAGGGCTTAAAAATAGCATCTGCGTTTAAGCCATTTTCAATTGCTACGGTCGATGAAAAAATTGATTTTAATTACGGAAGCTTATTAATTCCTGTGAGCAAACAGAAAAAAACAAGTGAAGAGGTTTACAAGATTATTGTTGATGCACAAGAGAAATTTGAGATTCCTGTTTTTGCAACTAATAGCGGATATAGTATAAAAGGTATTGATTTAGGAAGCAATAATTTTAGAGTGCTAGAGACACCAAAAGTTGCCATGTTGATTGGAGAAGGAGTTAATTCTTATGAGGCCGGAGAGGTTTGGCATTTGTTAGATACCCGTGTTCATATGCCCATCACAAAAATTAGAATGACCAATTATGGTAGCGCCAATTTAGATACCTACAATACATTGGTGATGGTTTCAGGTAATTATCGTCAATTAGATTCAATTCAAAGACAAAAATTAAAAACTTGGACAGCAAAAGGGAATACACTTATTACCATTGCAGGAGCTTCTAAATGGGTAATTGATCAAAAAATAGTTCAAGAAAGTCTGACAAAAAAGCCAACATCGAAAGAAGAAAAAGCCAAAAAAGTAACCAACAGATTGCCGTATGTCGAAGCTTCAGAGCACTTAGGACGAGAGCGGGTAGGAGGTGCTATTTTTGAAGTAGATTTAGATGTAACACACCCTTTAGGATTTGGATATCGTTCCTCAAAATTACCTATTTATAAAAATAATAGGGTGTTTTTAGCGCCTAGTAAAAACGCTTATGCAACAGTAGCAAAATACACGCAAAACCCTCATATCGATGGATTTATTTCTAAAAACAATTTAGAAAATTTCATCAAGCCATCAGCGTCTTTATTAGTTAGTGGCATTGGCAAAGGGAGAGTTGTTTTATTTGCAGACAATCCAAACTTTCGAGGTGCATGGTATGGAACCAATAAATTATTTTTAAATGGGTTGTTTTTAGGAAGTGAGATTAATGTTCCTAAATAA
- a CDS encoding class I SAM-dependent methyltransferase produces MKNKSLISKKLENFYNKASEETRLEKGMGIFEFERIKELIQLHISNPKSTIIDVGGGTGKYAEWLAKNGHQVHLVEPVLKHIKLAEKRAQKLKNPFSVAIGEAKKLPYKNDTADIVILHGPLYHLQKREDRVTAILEAKRVLKKGGIILGFAINYTASTLVGLMNGMIHANSFFDMCKQELTTGIHNAPKDFPFLLADAYYHKPQGLKDEFLEQHLEFINVFAVESLIWLDNEYFANMLDKKKSKTLKALQQLTQNDEYLLPFSPHMMIAVRK; encoded by the coding sequence ATGAAAAACAAATCACTGATCAGTAAAAAACTAGAAAATTTTTACAACAAAGCTTCTGAAGAAACCCGACTCGAAAAAGGAATGGGGATTTTTGAGTTTGAGCGAATTAAAGAATTAATTCAGCTCCATATTTCGAATCCAAAGTCTACCATTATTGATGTTGGTGGCGGAACAGGAAAATATGCCGAGTGGTTAGCCAAAAACGGACATCAAGTTCATTTAGTAGAACCCGTTTTAAAACATATAAAACTAGCAGAAAAAAGAGCTCAAAAATTAAAAAATCCGTTTTCTGTGGCTATTGGTGAAGCTAAAAAATTACCTTATAAAAATGATACTGCTGATATTGTAATTCTTCACGGACCTTTGTATCATCTGCAAAAAAGAGAAGATCGCGTTACAGCAATTCTAGAAGCAAAAAGGGTTTTGAAAAAAGGAGGAATTATTTTAGGGTTTGCCATCAATTACACAGCATCTACCCTTGTCGGTTTGATGAACGGAATGATACACGCAAACTCATTTTTTGACATGTGTAAACAAGAGCTCACCACCGGAATTCATAATGCTCCCAAAGATTTCCCTTTTTTATTGGCGGATGCCTATTACCACAAACCACAAGGTTTAAAAGATGAATTCTTAGAACAACATTTAGAATTCATCAACGTATTTGCCGTAGAAAGTTTAATTTGGTTGGATAACGAATATTTTGCGAATATGTTGGATAAAAAGAAATCGAAAACCTTAAAAGCATTGCAACAATTAACTCAAAATGATGAGTATTTATTACCTTTTAGTCCGCATATGATGATTGCAGTTCGGAAATAA
- a CDS encoding RluA family pseudouridine synthase produces the protein MKHFQYFKKDISGISLPNKFTFPFYYEPHLLAKIATEELQAYLENQKDFKHNFGFHTDEKELAIGKMFGVLVVQNKQDELGYLAAFSGKLADKRNPEKFVPPIFNMRTEGSFYIKGEKEIEKIGEEIATLKNDIVYRSLKIEVQKTRKKIEEDLALQRKRMKISKQERKIRKKNAQQTLALEDFIIFEKKLIQESFNQQFFYKELVEYYDTKIKKSHQKLLNFENRITALKKRRKEVSANLQNTLFGKYQFLNRHKEPKGLIDIFNNPDIKPPAGAGDCSAPKLLQYAFQHALKPIAMAEFWWGISPNSEIRKHQNFYPACQGRCKPILNHMLQGIEMDDNLLLETSSEKQELKIVYEDEALIIVNKPAEFLSVPGKEIKDSVYTRIKKRYPNATGPLIVHRLDMATSGILVLTKTKEANKIVQNQFINRTIKKRYIALLDGNLSEKTGTVHLPLRLDLDDRPRQLVDFVHGKNAKTEWKILGQKNNQTRVHFYPITGRTHQLRVHAAHKNGLNAPIIGDDLYGKKQNRLHLHAEFIEFIHPLSHEIVSFTVHTDF, from the coding sequence TTGAAACACTTTCAATATTTTAAAAAAGATATTTCTGGAATTTCACTTCCAAATAAATTTACATTTCCTTTTTATTACGAACCGCATCTTTTAGCTAAAATTGCTACTGAAGAGTTACAAGCGTATTTAGAAAATCAGAAAGATTTTAAGCACAATTTCGGCTTTCATACCGATGAAAAAGAACTAGCCATTGGTAAAATGTTTGGTGTTTTAGTAGTTCAAAATAAACAAGACGAACTGGGATATTTGGCTGCTTTTTCAGGAAAATTAGCAGATAAAAGGAATCCAGAAAAATTTGTTCCTCCTATTTTTAATATGAGAACAGAGGGTAGTTTTTACATCAAAGGAGAAAAAGAAATTGAAAAAATTGGAGAAGAAATCGCAACCTTAAAAAACGATATAGTTTATCGTTCTTTAAAAATAGAAGTTCAAAAAACAAGGAAAAAGATTGAAGAGGATTTAGCGCTTCAAAGAAAAAGAATGAAAATTTCTAAACAAGAGCGAAAGATTCGAAAAAAGAATGCCCAGCAAACATTAGCTCTAGAAGATTTTATAATTTTCGAGAAAAAATTGATTCAAGAAAGTTTTAATCAACAATTTTTCTATAAAGAATTGGTGGAATACTATGACACTAAAATTAAAAAAAGCCATCAAAAACTCCTCAATTTTGAAAATCGAATCACAGCTTTAAAAAAACGCAGAAAAGAAGTTTCTGCCAATCTTCAAAACACGTTGTTTGGAAAATATCAATTTTTAAATCGACATAAAGAGCCAAAAGGATTGATCGATATTTTTAACAATCCAGACATCAAACCGCCTGCTGGTGCAGGAGATTGCTCTGCTCCAAAACTATTACAATATGCGTTTCAGCATGCTTTAAAACCCATTGCTATGGCAGAATTTTGGTGGGGAATTTCTCCAAATTCAGAAATTAGAAAACATCAAAATTTTTATCCCGCTTGCCAAGGTCGATGCAAACCTATTTTAAATCACATGTTACAAGGTATTGAGATGGATGATAATTTATTACTAGAAACGTCATCAGAAAAGCAAGAACTAAAAATAGTTTATGAAGATGAAGCGCTTATTATTGTCAACAAACCAGCAGAGTTTTTATCCGTTCCGGGAAAAGAAATAAAAGATTCTGTGTATACAAGAATCAAAAAACGGTACCCAAATGCCACTGGTCCCCTAATTGTGCATCGATTAGACATGGCAACTTCAGGAATTTTAGTATTGACCAAAACAAAAGAAGCCAATAAAATAGTACAAAATCAGTTTATCAACAGAACTATTAAAAAAAGATATATTGCGCTATTAGACGGAAATTTATCAGAAAAAACGGGCACTGTGCACCTTCCTTTGCGATTGGATTTAGACGATAGACCCAGACAATTAGTAGATTTTGTCCATGGAAAAAATGCCAAAACGGAATGGAAAATTCTCGGACAGAAAAATAACCAAACACGCGTTCACTTTTATCCTATTACCGGCAGAACACACCAATTAAGAGTTCATGCTGCTCATAAAAATGGTTTAAACGCTCCTATTATTGGGGATGATTTGTATGGTAAAAAACAGAATCGACTGCATTTGCATGCCGAATTTATTGAGTTTATACATCCTCTCTCTCATGAAATTGTTAGTTTTACAGTGCATACAGACTTTTAA